The Cryptomeria japonica chromosome 6, Sugi_1.0, whole genome shotgun sequence genomic interval CGAACTACTGTTCTCTATATCAACACCAACACACATGTATGTCAGTAATTTCAAGGCTGCTATCATCATCACTTATATGAGTAACAAGTTGACTGCaataaatttgaatgaaattgggTAGTTACAATATCGGAGAGTGGAGATCCATAGAGAATGACAGATGCCACCATTCCAGTACTTCCCACAACCAATTTCTTCTGGGCATTCAAACCCCACATAGAAACTGTCACCAAGCTTAAGAAAGCCATCAACACTCCTACAACCATCGTACCCATTCTTCTCTGCAATGTCAGTTTTAGCCAGTTAGATGCATGGTAAATCAACTTCTAAATTATAAGAATAAACTTATCTACTCAATGTAATATAATATACCTTTGATTTGGGTAGGGCAAAAAGGAGATAGATGGTGCAGAAGCAGCACTGGAGAAGAAGGCCAATGGTATTGATAGCGAGGACAAGAGCGTTATCCCATCCATTGCTAATGAGAGGACAGCCATACCAAGCGTACACAAGACAGTTGAACAAACCCACTGCGTAGGGTAACCCTGACATTTCTCCACTTGTCTTGTTCAACATCACTCTCCTGAACGTACATCTGCAATCACAACATAAACCCATCAATATTATTCCCTTGGGATATCAATTCATGTTCGAACTGGTTAGCGTACTTACATTGGTGCACCGTACATGAACAAAGCAAAAGCACTTCCTGCATCGTATTCACAACCATACTAGTCAATACATAGAATCTATGGTTCTTCTCATCAATCATAAATTTCACTTCTAATTTGAAAAAAAGTTCAACATAAAGAGTATATTAGTGGGTAGATTTAATAATAACCTAGAATGCCAACCCCACTACGTATGAAGCTATTCATCATTTCTTATCAAAGAAGAGAAGAGATGAAAGGAGGAATGGGTACTAGTTGGGAAGTGAGGCGAGTAGAATAGGGGTATGTTGCAGCTTGTGCAAGAGAGGGAGGCATACTCATATTTATAGGCTTGCAGTGCACTTGCGTTTATCTTACAATAGGAGATAATTAGGTCACATGGAATCCAAAACTAAATCCAATACAGCAGACACGGTGGACGAAAACTGCCAATACTTAATGGACAAATTGAATGGGAATCTCTCAGCAGGGTAATCCTTCCTACCCAGTTTTAAGAGTGGAGAAGAATATTGTTATAAGTGCTTGCAAACAAAGATCATCTGACTCAGACAAGTTGTCATCTATGGCACTGCAAATCCCACTCCACAGGAATAATATCTATGTCTCGGACTATAAAATGGGCATGTAATAATATCTAACTTACGGACTGTTGACTTCTACAAACCTAAAATGGGAATCACAGTACCCACGGAACAC includes:
- the LOC131040528 gene encoding bidirectional sugar transporter SWEET3b-like, translated to MMNSFIRSGVGILGSAFALFMYGAPICTFRRVMLNKTSGEMSGLPYAVGLFNCLVYAWYGCPLISNGWDNALVLAINTIGLLLQCCFCTIYLLFALPKSKRRMGTMVVGVLMAFLSLVTVSMWGLNAQKKLVVGSTGMVASVILYGSPLSDIRTVVRTKSVECMSFYFSFFAFLGSVLWLVYGALSKDNLIMAPNFLGIPLASVQIIIYCMYKRKKRLRVAAEDGKVEVVTVIELESVEDKSLAMTKIPAFPSS